A genomic window from Anthocerotibacter panamensis C109 includes:
- a CDS encoding dienelactone hydrolase family protein, which produces MNAELASWLPVSRRDFLVTSLAVGFALAVQPVGAATITTDTKGLVAGEIKIPVADGEIPAYQAMPAQGGAFPVVLVVQEIFGVHEHIKDVCRRFAKLGYLAIAPELYARQGDVSKLQDFQEILKIVGKVPDNQVMLDLDRTVEYAAKSGKGDVNKLGITGFCWGGRIVWLYAAHNPKVKAGAAWYGRLVGKPNELQTQYPIDIAPTLKVPVLGLYGGKDDGIPVATVEQMQEALKKAGNSSQILVYPDAPHGFHADYRPSYREKEATEAWKRLQDWFKKNGVA; this is translated from the coding sequence ATAAACGCAGAATTAGCGAGTTGGTTGCCCGTCTCACGCCGTGATTTCCTGGTAACCAGCCTTGCTGTGGGATTTGCGTTGGCTGTCCAACCGGTGGGGGCAGCGACGATTACGACGGACACAAAGGGACTGGTAGCCGGGGAGATTAAGATCCCTGTGGCGGATGGAGAAATTCCAGCCTATCAAGCCATGCCTGCCCAAGGCGGGGCTTTCCCGGTGGTGCTGGTGGTGCAGGAGATCTTTGGGGTCCACGAACATATTAAAGATGTCTGCCGCCGCTTCGCTAAGCTGGGCTATCTAGCAATTGCGCCAGAACTCTATGCCCGCCAAGGTGATGTCTCTAAGCTTCAGGATTTTCAAGAGATTCTCAAAATCGTGGGCAAAGTCCCCGACAATCAAGTCATGCTCGACCTCGACCGGACGGTGGAGTATGCCGCTAAATCGGGCAAAGGGGATGTGAATAAGCTGGGTATCACCGGCTTTTGCTGGGGCGGGCGCATCGTCTGGCTCTACGCCGCCCATAATCCCAAAGTCAAAGCCGGAGCCGCTTGGTATGGCCGTCTCGTGGGCAAGCCCAACGAACTCCAGACGCAATACCCCATCGATATTGCACCTACGCTAAAGGTTCCGGTCCTCGGGCTCTACGGGGGTAAAGATGACGGTATTCCGGTAGCGACTGTGGAACAGATGCAAGAAGCCCTCAAAAAAGCGGGGAATTCTTCACAGATCCTGGTCTACCCGGATGCGCCCCACGGCTTTCATGCTGACTACCGGCCTAGCTACCGAGAAAAAGAGGCTACCGAAGCCTGGAAACGTCTCCAGGACTGGTTTAAGAAGAACGGAGTCGCCTAG
- a CDS encoding MBL fold metallo-hydrolase, whose translation MLRRSFLVTAGALCALPLHAQAKSSTLTIRWLGHTSFLFTSKESKILVNPFRTVACTKGYQSPAVEAELVLMSSRLFDEGAVEVVPGNPKVLFQPGVYDVDGLKIQGIRTLHDNKEGRRFGVNVVWRWTQGGINLVHLGGLAMPLTDEQKILIGQPDIVFVPVGGGIKALNTEQAIQTVKDLNPHLVVPTHYRTPAADSTCDLTPVGDFLKAFPKTSARTYPGTEISLSPQQIPKDALQVRIFTYTNFNPETRAT comes from the coding sequence ATGCTGCGGCGTAGTTTTTTAGTGACTGCGGGTGCCCTGTGCGCCCTACCCCTCCATGCTCAAGCCAAGAGTTCGACCCTGACCATCCGTTGGCTGGGGCACACCAGTTTCCTGTTTACCTCTAAAGAAAGTAAAATCCTCGTCAATCCCTTTCGCACCGTCGCCTGTACCAAAGGCTATCAGAGTCCCGCTGTAGAAGCAGAACTGGTACTGATGAGTTCCAGACTGTTCGATGAAGGGGCTGTCGAGGTCGTCCCCGGCAACCCTAAAGTCCTCTTCCAGCCTGGAGTGTATGACGTAGATGGACTCAAGATTCAAGGGATTCGTACGCTCCATGACAACAAAGAGGGCCGCCGTTTTGGGGTGAATGTGGTTTGGCGCTGGACCCAAGGCGGGATCAATCTGGTCCACTTGGGCGGACTCGCCATGCCCTTGACGGACGAACAGAAGATCCTCATCGGTCAGCCAGACATTGTTTTTGTCCCGGTAGGGGGCGGGATCAAAGCCCTCAATACCGAGCAGGCCATCCAAACCGTCAAAGACCTCAATCCCCATCTTGTTGTCCCCACCCACTACCGCACCCCAGCCGCAGATAGCACATGCGACCTGACCCCGGTAGGTGACTTCCTCAAGGCATTCCCCAAGACCAGTGCCCGTACCTATCCCGGTACAGAAATCAGCCTCTCACCCCAGCAGATCCCCAAAGACGCCCTCCAAGTGCGCATCTTCACCTATACTAATTTCAACCCGGAAACTCGGGCAACCTAG
- a CDS encoding nucleotidyltransferase domain-containing protein, translating into MVQALKADAFLTSLDSLIRPICTKLQLPLSSHEIVDSRYQAVGEWLDECATLSKYKLRIFPQGSYAIGTTVRPYDKNEFDLDFVLLLQENYHSIEPILLLNTVESRLLYHGKYANMIERKNRCIRITYANDFHMDILPAIPDNLGHSGYLSVPDGKAQDWKPSCPEGFRDWFNFNPQVNLDFRQQAPLPNYQTLEEKSTLQCNKALPCRFG; encoded by the coding sequence ATGGTACAAGCTCTAAAAGCCGATGCTTTTCTTACAAGCCTTGATTCGTTAATCAGACCAATCTGTACCAAATTACAGCTTCCTCTATCTAGTCATGAAATTGTTGATAGCCGCTATCAAGCAGTGGGTGAATGGTTGGATGAATGTGCGACTTTATCCAAATATAAATTAAGAATTTTTCCTCAAGGAAGTTATGCTATTGGCACTACAGTTCGTCCTTATGACAAAAATGAATTTGACTTAGACTTTGTATTACTGCTACAAGAAAACTACCACTCTATTGAGCCTATCTTATTGCTTAATACAGTAGAATCTCGGCTACTGTACCATGGTAAGTATGCAAATATGATCGAGCGCAAGAATCGATGTATTCGTATTACATATGCTAATGACTTTCATATGGATATTCTCCCTGCTATCCCTGATAACTTGGGACATTCGGGTTATTTATCGGTACCGGATGGGAAAGCTCAAGACTGGAAACCTTCTTGCCCAGAGGGTTTTCGCGACTGGTTCAATTTTAATCCACAGGTGAATTTAGACTTTCGCCAACAAGCCCCATTACCTAATTATCAGACCCTAGAAGAAAAATCCACTCTACAATGCAATAAAGCGCTACCGTGCAGGTTTGGATGA
- the acs gene encoding acetate--CoA ligase — MPLPDDGSIIESILTEQRSFMPSESFSEQAYIDGASYRQLYHQSITDPERFWAEQAMEHLHWFSPWEQTLDWQPPRVQWFKGGKLNLAYNCLDRHLTTERRHKVALVWEGEPGDTRSFTYLQLHQAVAQMANTLKELGITKGDRVGIYLPLIPEAAIAMLACARLGAPHSVVFGGFSAEALKDRLMDAQAKVVITADGGWRRGNIVALKENVDRALADGAALVQHVLVVKRTGQAISWNVGRDHWWHEWQGRVNDECPAEPMDAEDLLFILYTSGTTGKPKGIVHTTAGYNLYTHLTTRYIFDLKDTDLYWCTADIGWITGHSYVVYGPLSNGATVFLYEGAPNWPDYDRFWALIAKHRVNILYTAPTAIRAFMKWGLPYVQKHDRSSLRLLGTVGEPINPEAWIWYHTHIGQGRCPIVDTYWQTETGGIVITALPGAVPTKPGSAALPFFGIVPKVVNKAGEPSPAHVGGYLTIQKPWPGMMRTIYNDHDRFVQNYWQQVPGVYFTGDGAMCDEDGYFWVMGRVDDVLNVSGHRLGTMEVESALVAHPLVAEAAVVGRPDDIKGEAIVAFITLNQGIQASDSLAQELKSHVVAAIGAIARPEEIRFTDNLPKTRSGKIMRRLLRAIARGDEILGDTSTLEDRSALEQLRG, encoded by the coding sequence ATGCCTCTCCCCGATGACGGTTCGATCATCGAGTCGATCCTCACTGAGCAACGAAGCTTTATGCCCAGCGAAAGCTTTAGCGAACAAGCCTATATTGACGGCGCATCCTACCGTCAGCTATACCACCAATCCATCACCGACCCCGAGCGATTTTGGGCCGAACAGGCGATGGAGCATCTGCACTGGTTCAGCCCTTGGGAGCAGACCCTCGATTGGCAACCGCCCCGCGTGCAGTGGTTTAAAGGCGGTAAGCTCAATCTCGCCTACAACTGCCTGGACCGCCATCTGACCACCGAACGCCGCCACAAAGTCGCCTTGGTCTGGGAAGGAGAACCGGGCGATACCCGCAGTTTTACATACCTACAACTGCACCAAGCCGTCGCGCAGATGGCTAACACGCTCAAGGAACTCGGCATCACAAAAGGAGACCGGGTCGGGATCTACCTGCCGCTCATCCCCGAAGCCGCCATCGCCATGCTCGCCTGTGCCCGATTGGGGGCACCCCACTCGGTTGTATTTGGCGGCTTTAGTGCAGAGGCGCTCAAGGACCGGCTCATGGATGCACAGGCTAAGGTCGTGATCACCGCTGATGGAGGCTGGCGCAGAGGGAACATCGTCGCGCTCAAAGAAAATGTGGACCGGGCTTTGGCGGATGGGGCGGCTCTGGTGCAGCACGTTTTGGTGGTAAAGCGCACCGGACAGGCTATCTCCTGGAATGTCGGGCGTGACCATTGGTGGCATGAGTGGCAAGGACGGGTCAACGACGAGTGTCCCGCTGAACCGATGGATGCGGAGGATCTGCTGTTTATCCTCTACACCTCAGGGACGACCGGCAAACCGAAGGGCATTGTCCACACCACCGCCGGGTATAACCTCTACACGCATCTCACCACCCGCTATATTTTCGACCTCAAGGATACCGATCTGTACTGGTGTACTGCCGATATTGGTTGGATCACCGGTCACTCCTATGTCGTCTACGGGCCACTCTCCAATGGGGCAACGGTCTTTCTCTATGAGGGGGCTCCCAATTGGCCGGACTATGACCGCTTCTGGGCACTGATAGCCAAGCACCGGGTGAATATTTTGTACACCGCCCCCACGGCAATCCGGGCCTTTATGAAGTGGGGTTTACCGTATGTGCAGAAGCATGACCGCTCTTCGCTGCGCCTGTTGGGTACGGTCGGGGAGCCCATCAACCCGGAAGCTTGGATATGGTACCACACGCACATTGGTCAGGGCCGTTGCCCCATCGTGGACACCTATTGGCAGACAGAGACGGGCGGAATTGTCATCACGGCGCTGCCCGGTGCGGTGCCAACCAAGCCCGGTTCCGCCGCGCTACCCTTTTTCGGGATCGTCCCTAAAGTGGTGAACAAGGCTGGAGAGCCTAGCCCCGCGCATGTAGGCGGTTACCTCACCATCCAAAAGCCCTGGCCGGGGATGATGCGGACAATCTACAACGACCACGACCGCTTCGTTCAGAACTACTGGCAACAGGTCCCGGGGGTGTACTTCACTGGGGATGGGGCGATGTGCGATGAAGACGGCTATTTCTGGGTCATGGGGCGGGTGGACGATGTGCTCAATGTCAGCGGGCACCGCTTAGGGACCATGGAAGTGGAATCCGCATTGGTTGCCCATCCGCTCGTGGCAGAAGCCGCAGTAGTAGGCCGTCCTGACGACATCAAGGGCGAAGCCATAGTCGCCTTTATCACACTCAACCAAGGCATCCAAGCCTCAGACAGCCTCGCCCAAGAACTAAAGAGCCATGTGGTCGCAGCCATTGGTGCCATTGCCCGTCCCGAAGAGATCCGCTTCACCGACAATCTACCCAAGACACGTTCCGGGAAGATCATGCGCCGCTTACTTAGGGCCATTGCTCGGGGGGATGAGATCCTTGGCGACACCTCGACGCTGGAAGATCGCTCAGCCCTAGAGCAGCTCCGGGGCTGA
- a CDS encoding methionine gamma-lyase family protein: MLTQQWLAEARVHLQTVWGAVEENTRCNFRRVLHALAAERVGPHHFAGVSGYGHDDLGRDTLDRVFAQVMGAEAAAVRLQFVSGTHAIACALFGVLRPGDEMLAVCGHPYDTLEEVIGLRGRGEGSLKDFGVDYRELDLVAGQVDWAALAQTITPRTRLALIQRSCGYSWRSSLSVAEIEKAIHLIKHQNPDCVCFVDNCYGEFVEAVEPTMVGADLMAGSLIKNPGGTLAPAGGYVAGRAEWVERACYRLTAPGIGREGGSSLDLNRLLYQGLFLAPGVVGEAVKGAHLAAWVFERLGYPVNPLPLTPRTDVIQAIRLGTKERLQAFCRAVQQASPVSSYLEPVPDVVPGYEDAVVMAGGTFIEGSTIELSADGPLREPYIVYVQGGVHLAHMELVLEQILQVLGELKL; this comes from the coding sequence GTGCTGACCCAACAATGGCTGGCTGAAGCCAGAGTCCACCTCCAGACGGTCTGGGGCGCAGTCGAAGAAAATACCCGCTGCAATTTCCGGCGGGTGCTCCATGCGTTGGCGGCAGAACGGGTCGGTCCCCATCATTTTGCTGGGGTGAGCGGTTACGGTCATGATGACCTGGGACGAGACACGCTAGACCGGGTTTTTGCACAGGTCATGGGGGCTGAGGCGGCGGCGGTGCGCTTGCAGTTTGTCTCAGGAACGCATGCCATTGCCTGTGCGCTATTTGGCGTTTTGCGTCCCGGCGATGAAATGCTTGCAGTCTGCGGTCATCCTTACGACACCCTAGAAGAAGTTATTGGTCTGCGCGGCAGGGGTGAGGGCTCCTTGAAGGATTTTGGCGTGGATTATCGGGAACTGGATCTAGTCGCCGGTCAGGTGGATTGGGCCGCACTTGCGCAAACTATCACCCCGCGCACCCGCCTTGCGTTGATCCAGCGCTCCTGCGGCTATAGTTGGCGCTCTAGCCTGAGCGTCGCAGAAATCGAGAAAGCCATCCATCTTATCAAGCACCAAAACCCGGACTGTGTATGTTTTGTGGACAACTGCTACGGCGAATTTGTCGAAGCGGTCGAGCCCACGATGGTCGGGGCGGACCTGATGGCGGGTTCCTTGATCAAAAATCCCGGCGGGACGCTAGCTCCGGCGGGTGGCTATGTAGCGGGGCGTGCAGAATGGGTGGAGCGGGCCTGTTATCGGCTCACGGCACCGGGCATCGGACGCGAAGGAGGCTCCTCTCTAGACCTCAATCGCCTGCTCTATCAGGGACTTTTTCTGGCTCCAGGAGTCGTTGGCGAAGCGGTGAAGGGAGCACATTTGGCTGCTTGGGTCTTCGAGCGGCTGGGCTATCCGGTGAATCCCTTGCCCCTCACGCCACGCACCGATGTTATTCAGGCTATTCGCTTGGGGACAAAAGAGCGTTTGCAGGCTTTTTGTCGGGCGGTACAGCAGGCTTCTCCCGTCAGCTCGTACCTAGAACCGGTACCGGATGTGGTCCCCGGCTACGAAGATGCCGTGGTCATGGCGGGCGGGACATTTATTGAGGGCAGTACGATTGAGCTATCCGCCGATGGTCCGTTGCGTGAACCCTATATCGTCTATGTGCAAGGAGGCGTTCACCTCGCGCATATGGAGCTGGTCCTAGAGCAGATTTTGCAGGTATTGGGAGAACTGAAGCTATGA
- a CDS encoding amylo-alpha-1,6-glucosidase: MNIHFGREVCGVLPTAEAREWLVTNGLGGYACGSVAGLLTRRYHGLLVAALQPPLARTLLLAQLEETAQYGGVDFPLATHRWADGTIAPQGYLHIEHFRLEGSVPVWQFACADALLEKQVWMPQGQNTTCIRYTLRRGTKPLTVTAKALVNYRDFHGQTHAQGWQMEVHALERGVCVQAFPAAVPFYLAADRGTVEVAHAWYYGFQLALEQHRGLDHQEDHLHCATFIHTLHPGESFTVTASLEPDAQGSLEAQHRHEQQLLTTAGNMTEPWLQQLVLAADQCIVVRPLADGTMGKTILAGYPWFSDWGRDTMISLPGLTLVTGRPELARTILQTFAHHVDQGMLPNRFPDQGARPVYNTVDATLWYFEAIRAYYQATGDDALLEELFPVLIDIMDLHHRGTRHNIHVDPTDGLLYAGEAGVQLTWMDAKVGDWVVTPRIGKPIEINALWYNALRSMVRFAQQLGKSGTAYEEQAKQVLEHFSRFWAEDLGYCYDVLDGPDGADPSLRPNQLFAVSLPERLLPPAQERAVVEVCARHLLTSHGLRSLAPTDPCYQGHYGGSALQRDGAYHQGTVWGWLLGPFTLAHLRVYQDPARARSFLLPMAHHLMAHGLGSISEIFDGDAPMTPRGCFAQAWSVAEVLRAWQATQ; encoded by the coding sequence GTGAATATCCATTTCGGACGAGAAGTTTGTGGGGTGTTGCCGACTGCTGAGGCGCGGGAATGGCTGGTCACCAATGGCCTTGGGGGGTATGCTTGCGGGAGCGTGGCTGGTCTACTCACCCGCCGCTACCATGGACTTCTGGTCGCCGCCCTCCAGCCACCTCTGGCGCGGACGCTCTTGCTGGCCCAACTCGAAGAGACCGCTCAGTATGGGGGTGTGGACTTCCCATTGGCGACGCACCGTTGGGCAGATGGCACGATTGCGCCTCAAGGCTATCTCCATATTGAGCATTTCCGTCTGGAGGGGAGCGTCCCGGTTTGGCAGTTTGCCTGCGCCGATGCGCTTTTGGAAAAACAGGTCTGGATGCCCCAAGGCCAGAACACGACCTGCATTCGCTACACCCTCCGGCGGGGGACAAAACCCCTGACTGTGACGGCTAAGGCGCTCGTCAACTACCGAGATTTCCACGGACAGACCCACGCGCAGGGCTGGCAGATGGAGGTCCACGCGCTGGAACGGGGGGTCTGCGTGCAGGCTTTTCCAGCAGCAGTGCCCTTTTATCTAGCCGCTGACCGGGGGACGGTCGAGGTGGCCCACGCATGGTATTACGGCTTCCAACTGGCGCTCGAACAGCACCGGGGGCTAGACCATCAGGAGGACCATCTACACTGCGCGACTTTTATCCACACGCTCCATCCCGGCGAATCTTTTACTGTGACGGCTAGCCTGGAGCCTGATGCCCAAGGCTCCCTGGAAGCTCAGCATCGCCATGAACAGCAACTCCTGACCACTGCCGGGAATATGACCGAGCCCTGGCTACAACAACTGGTCCTGGCGGCAGACCAATGTATTGTTGTGCGCCCGCTGGCTGATGGCACGATGGGCAAGACGATTCTCGCTGGGTATCCCTGGTTCTCCGACTGGGGGAGAGACACCATGATTAGCCTGCCCGGTCTCACGTTGGTTACGGGACGACCCGAGCTTGCGCGGACCATCCTCCAAACGTTTGCGCACCATGTGGATCAGGGTATGCTCCCGAACCGTTTCCCCGACCAAGGAGCGCGCCCTGTATACAATACCGTCGATGCCACGCTCTGGTACTTTGAAGCCATCCGCGCCTACTATCAGGCGACTGGGGATGATGCGCTGCTTGAGGAACTCTTCCCCGTACTCATCGATATTATGGACTTGCACCACCGGGGCACGCGCCATAACATCCATGTAGACCCCACAGACGGCTTGCTCTATGCGGGAGAAGCGGGGGTGCAACTGACTTGGATGGATGCCAAGGTCGGAGATTGGGTCGTCACCCCCCGCATCGGGAAACCCATTGAGATCAATGCGCTTTGGTATAACGCGCTCAGGTCGATGGTTCGCTTCGCGCAGCAGTTAGGGAAGTCCGGCACGGCATACGAGGAGCAGGCGAAGCAGGTGCTAGAGCACTTTAGCCGCTTCTGGGCGGAGGACTTGGGCTATTGCTATGACGTGTTGGATGGACCGGATGGGGCCGACCCGAGCTTGCGCCCCAACCAGCTTTTTGCGGTGTCTTTGCCTGAGCGTCTGCTCCCCCCCGCCCAAGAGCGGGCGGTAGTCGAGGTCTGTGCCCGTCATCTACTCACGTCCCATGGCCTGCGTTCGCTAGCGCCGACCGATCCTTGCTACCAAGGTCATTACGGGGGCAGTGCGCTCCAAAGAGACGGAGCTTACCATCAGGGCACCGTTTGGGGGTGGCTTTTGGGGCCTTTTACCCTGGCCCATCTACGCGTTTATCAAGACCCGGCACGGGCGCGGTCTTTTTTGCTGCCCATGGCACACCACCTTATGGCCCATGGGCTGGGGTCCATCAGCGAAATTTTTGATGGGGATGCCCCCATGACCCCCCGAGGCTGTTTTGCCCAAGCCTGGAGCGTAGCGGAAGTGCTCCGGGCATGGCAGGCCACGCAATAG
- a CDS encoding type II toxin-antitoxin system PemK/MazF family toxin gives MSSKPTKPVAKIQPHRGEIWQVDLDPTLGSEIQKIRPVVVISSDAIGRLPIKLVAPITGWNAKFSGNIWHIRLVPDTLNNLTKESAVDTLQLRGLDIIRFKSKIGQLTVDTMEEIITAIAAVIEFS, from the coding sequence TTGAGTAGTAAGCCTACGAAGCCTGTCGCCAAAATCCAACCGCATAGAGGAGAGATTTGGCAGGTCGATCTTGATCCCACATTAGGGTCGGAGATACAAAAAATCCGACCTGTTGTGGTTATTAGTTCAGATGCAATCGGCAGGCTACCTATCAAATTGGTTGCACCTATCACGGGATGGAACGCTAAGTTTTCTGGAAATATCTGGCATATTCGGCTTGTACCAGATACTCTCAACAACCTCACGAAAGAGTCCGCAGTAGATACCCTTCAATTAAGAGGGTTAGATATCATTCGATTCAAAAGTAAAATTGGACAACTAACAGTAGACACAATGGAAGAAATCATAACAGCGATAGCTGCTGTTATTGAATTCTCCTAA
- a CDS encoding helix-turn-helix domain-containing protein yields MISQRLKQLRLARGFSLEALAAQLGGVITKQALSKYEQGKIQPSARILTKLAAALGVKAAHLFAEPDIEVNFIAYRKASKMTKRDQDHVESLVSHQLEERVRLQHLLYGSSGVDLPIGAFSISSIEAAEHAAMELRKRWDLGKDPIASLSGVLEDHFIHVLPIAAGKGFDGISAVAYAPEQEIVAAAAVTQSGVAGERQRLNLAHELGHLVLKLSDAVDEEKAAFRFGAAFLAPADVLFLEVGRHRTALNLEELLLLKQRFGMSIQALLYRLRDLGIIHDSYFRDWFIRLNGLGWRRQEPEELPAEQPQWLRQNVLRALSEKLLQHVEAEQLLQERIVIEQPLSLVERRAFMKLSLAERNRMLEEQAEKMVDFYEQDAEWRDLQGGDFLE; encoded by the coding sequence ATGATCAGTCAGAGACTCAAGCAGCTACGCCTTGCCCGGGGTTTTTCGCTGGAAGCTCTAGCAGCACAGTTGGGAGGCGTAATCACTAAACAGGCATTGTCTAAATACGAACAAGGAAAGATACAGCCTTCTGCAAGAATCCTGACCAAGTTAGCTGCTGCCTTAGGCGTTAAGGCTGCCCATCTTTTTGCAGAGCCAGATATTGAAGTAAATTTCATCGCTTACCGTAAAGCATCAAAAATGACTAAACGTGACCAAGACCATGTTGAGAGCCTTGTCAGCCATCAATTGGAAGAGCGCGTTCGACTCCAGCATCTACTCTATGGAAGTAGTGGCGTTGATTTACCGATTGGGGCATTTTCGATTTCTTCTATAGAGGCCGCCGAACACGCTGCAATGGAATTGCGTAAACGCTGGGACTTAGGGAAAGACCCAATTGCCAGCCTAAGTGGGGTATTAGAAGACCACTTCATTCATGTTTTGCCCATTGCAGCGGGTAAAGGATTTGATGGCATTTCTGCTGTAGCTTACGCTCCTGAGCAAGAAATAGTTGCGGCAGCGGCAGTTACGCAGTCAGGAGTAGCTGGTGAACGCCAACGGCTCAATTTAGCTCATGAATTGGGGCATCTTGTCCTCAAACTTTCTGATGCGGTTGACGAAGAGAAAGCAGCGTTCCGTTTTGGAGCCGCCTTCCTTGCTCCAGCAGATGTCCTTTTTCTGGAAGTCGGTCGTCATCGTACTGCGCTCAACCTTGAAGAGCTACTGCTACTCAAACAACGCTTTGGAATGAGCATCCAGGCTTTGTTATACCGATTACGTGATCTAGGAATCATCCATGACTCCTACTTCCGGGATTGGTTTATTCGGCTCAATGGACTAGGCTGGCGGCGGCAGGAGCCGGAAGAATTACCTGCTGAGCAGCCTCAATGGCTGCGTCAAAATGTACTCCGTGCCCTGTCCGAAAAACTACTTCAACACGTTGAGGCCGAGCAATTGCTACAAGAGCGCATCGTTATTGAGCAGCCACTTTCACTAGTGGAGCGTCGTGCTTTTATGAAGCTGTCTCTAGCTGAACGTAATCGGATGTTAGAGGAACAAGCTGAAAAGATGGTGGATTTCTACGAACAAGATGCTGAGTGGCGCGATCTTCAGGGAGGAGACTTCCTTGAGTAG
- the mutT gene encoding 8-oxo-dGTP diphosphatase MutT: MNLPHKSVVVGLIVRDRKVLIDRRLDQGFLGGMWELPGGKVEPGETPEAAVAREIAEELNIQVAVGELLTVVEHPYPQFTLTLRCYRCDYRAGTPETRASQEIRWVCPKELTDFPFPPATVELFARIGNFLAGLKQSCP; this comes from the coding sequence ATGAACCTGCCCCATAAATCTGTCGTCGTTGGTCTCATCGTCCGGGATAGAAAGGTACTCATTGACCGTCGCTTGGATCAAGGCTTCTTGGGAGGAATGTGGGAGTTGCCTGGAGGCAAGGTCGAACCGGGTGAAACCCCCGAAGCGGCGGTGGCGCGGGAAATTGCTGAGGAGTTGAATATTCAGGTCGCTGTCGGAGAACTGCTGACGGTGGTAGAGCACCCCTATCCCCAATTCACGCTCACCCTGCGCTGCTATCGCTGTGACTATCGAGCGGGCACCCCAGAAACACGGGCAAGTCAGGAAATTCGCTGGGTCTGCCCCAAGGAATTGACGGATTTCCCATTCCCCCCGGCGACCGTGGAATTATTTGCGCGGATTGGGAATTTTTTAGCGGGGCTGAAACAGTCTTGCCCTTGA
- a CDS encoding multicopper oxidase domain-containing protein, which yields MSKLWDRRTFLTLGLAGAGMTGAVLGGARLLKAGAPVDIPSVPEDHLGALSPLKILRDFDYGTVKQENGRTVREFRITAGTSELQLNSAVSFTAWNFNGRVPGPTLRVNEGDRVRVIFLNRGGHAHSMHFHGTHAASVDGIRPIRNGAATIYEFDAEPFGVHLYHCHVAPVSRHIGKGLYGMFIIDPPAGRPPADEMLLIMAGYDLNDDGKNELYAFNGLPNYYRDHPILIRQDQLIRLYVLNVTEYEAPLTFHLHANMFRVFPTGRTLTPTLETDVVTMGMTERNILEFSYQYPGMYMFHPHQDPIAEAGCMGHFMVLAPAETSGAMRMG from the coding sequence GTGAGCAAGCTCTGGGACCGACGTACCTTTCTCACCCTGGGTCTAGCGGGGGCAGGGATGACCGGGGCCGTCCTAGGCGGGGCACGCTTGCTGAAGGCGGGCGCTCCTGTCGATATCCCATCGGTCCCGGAGGACCATCTAGGGGCCTTAAGCCCCCTGAAGATCCTCCGGGACTTTGACTATGGGACCGTCAAGCAGGAGAACGGGCGGACGGTGCGGGAGTTTCGGATCACCGCAGGAACTTCGGAGCTACAGCTCAACAGTGCGGTTTCTTTTACGGCTTGGAATTTCAACGGACGGGTACCGGGACCGACCCTGCGCGTGAATGAGGGCGACCGAGTGCGGGTCATCTTCCTCAATCGGGGGGGCCATGCCCATTCCATGCACTTCCACGGCACCCATGCCGCCAGTGTGGACGGCATCCGCCCGATTCGCAATGGGGCAGCGACCATTTATGAGTTTGACGCAGAGCCTTTTGGGGTCCATCTCTACCACTGTCATGTGGCCCCGGTGAGCCGGCACATCGGCAAAGGACTCTATGGCATGTTCATTATTGACCCGCCCGCAGGCCGCCCGCCCGCAGACGAAATGCTGCTCATCATGGCGGGCTACGACCTCAACGACGACGGCAAAAACGAACTCTACGCCTTCAATGGCCTCCCCAACTACTACCGCGACCACCCGATTCTCATCCGTCAGGACCAACTCATCCGCCTCTATGTCCTCAATGTGACAGAGTATGAGGCCCCCTTGACCTTCCATCTCCATGCCAATATGTTCCGGGTCTTCCCGACGGGGCGGACGCTGACCCCTACGCTAGAAACCGACGTTGTTACGATGGGCATGACCGAGCGCAACATCCTGGAATTCAGCTACCAGTACCCCGGTATGTACATGTTTCACCCGCACCAAGACCCGATTGCCGAAGCAGGCTGTATGGGCCACTTCATGGTCCTGGCACCGGCAGAGACGAGCGGGGCGATGCGAATGGGGTAG